Below is a window of Ischnura elegans chromosome 1, ioIscEleg1.1, whole genome shotgun sequence DNA.
tatgttttcggACCATCGCCCTGAAAAaaagtgagtactttaaaagatggactgaaaacaATTGAATTTGAAGAATAGAATCCGggatagaagcgcgtgaatattggagaacgcctcgggctgtacgctagcacatgacggtagggggtagagcgagctgccagtgaaaacaagaagtgggatgaagccgaggctcaggcgggtgtgccgctgacgattaacgcaacgttgttcacgctttacacattgcctaaattacatgaaaaatatatttattagacaggaacattacaaataattgactatttttgacctatatgatccatctcacaGCCAAACACTgcgccggcgaaagcggttgttttaggcataacatgcacatggctctcgtgaatacgtgtactggaaatgtcGTTTCATGGGGTTTTatatcagagagaaatccataatagcagggtaaatgccgagtggagagcaaacatttttagtgaggtggcgtgttcctttaggatactTGAAAGAGATActattcgaatcaacaatatggcctaagtgtctcgataaagtactagtattcctgtaattggctaaaatcttctttgaatcctttaacaaatatcataattatgtacgccccaaaatcttgtgtttcctgggacataggcaacctattCAAACAtacccgcatcgatcgttttcccgcattcatcgtttttttcgcccagccccctgaaaaacgatagatcgaggttccactgtaattatttgaaattgatttattacattctataaacatttttaataaatattttccgcgatctcagaaagattgggtaagggaaatttggttactgtgcggtaataacaacgtgcgcaaaaagcAATCTCTCGGCGacgaattaaaaaaggacttccggtgttgAGACGGAAGAAAGTgctaagggcattcgcatattaaaggaggccatggtatttggcgtccgggcaagagcgcgcttgggttgggcctttagttggccctaaattttccaaacgttgacgtcataacagtgatcacttttcattgctgcattttcaTTCACGGCGTATGTCGCGTAcgtaaatttttagttaatatacggccggtgattgtcctattgttgacttataatcggaccatgaatttgacattgataccgtgaaaacctggaaaaaaaccgtgaatatcattatttaggtagagtgggaaccctgctctGCCGTGCTGATACATGTTTGAATGGCTTTTTCATCTAACTCAGACCATGGAAGGTATAGCCTGTGGATAACCTGAAGTatataggaatattttttaatatcaacaCTCACATCTTCCTCAAAATTTTAAGTGCAAGTTGTTtgcaatcagtggcgccgactccatggggcctgagggggcccaagccccctcaaagattcgtttgggggggcggagccccctcaataattcaagaaaataattacgttaTATTACgctttttgaaatcacaaaaatatattggtaatttttatttcccatgtttgacgatagttaccttttaaaataaattcaacaatgtgttaaaacaaataattataaggttaagcaggttaactgaatcaggtggtgtgaatcatgatagtgtttcggtgctacgACACACTGaatttaacttcttcccggggcaagacctcggatatgggcccccccaatattttttataagtcggcgcccctgtttgCAATACTCTCTTTTGATTATAGCAATGATCCCTTGATCCAGGCTGCAGTTTGCAAATTGAATTAGCTTTAAATGGAATACACCAGTttaatgtttcttaatttcatacCATTGATTTTGTGGGCagtgtaaaaattttcatcaaagagAGCAATTTTTCCATTGCTCATGAGAGCAAAGAgagcaatttttccttttttttagtcTATCATGCGTAGCCATTCACGGAAAATGCATGCTGTCATCCATGAGGTAATGAGATTCCTGTTCAAGGAAGGAAGTTTTATAGCATTTTTGATGCATCTCGGTTTTTTAAATTTGTCTATAACAAGGCTAATTTTTATGAACCATCAGTCTAGCACAAAAAAGAACAGTTTATCCATCAGTACTTTTTTTCCCACCGTGGTATACTCAAGCATTTGGACTTTGTAATTTTTGATAGTTTGCCTCGTACAACCTTCCCTCCAATCCTTctttagaatagggtagtttccttcatcaaagaaaacgatagtcattgattgcgattcgttacccaccattagtgtattcataatacacaaattatttggtttttgaaataccggtttagacgaatggcaacggtcaaattttatcctcatttgaaaaaggccagattggcgcccatgcgattccactccgcgtgacgtcacagggacctagtttctacacgagaggataggagttatacatcgtctgaggttaccaatgcatgcatgaggcacagagctcagagaaacatgtcttaataatcacctattaaaactggctaaggtcggaaagttttcttcgtttgataaggtattaataaaccttttttaagccaagcgctaccattcagcaaggtactcagctatcctcTAGCTTCCtgtgtcctatcagcgctcagagcctctatcaaggtcacttcacaaggagagagggggaaccagaaatgcgtcgcacggactttcctacttacgcgtcgcgtttttgcgcgcttgaaatttttcacttttcatttaatcgcgaaaaatagatatcgtcatttaaaaatctaaaagcgcgaaatacgtactccaggagtaataatctttcgatttaggcaataaaaaaataataggaaaccaccctattgggtgcTTGAAGTGACTGAGGCAACTAATCTGGCAAACATACCCCCATGTCTCCTTGAATAGTGAGACTGATCAATCCTTTTTTATTGCAATAGGGGCTCAAAATAGTGTATTAGCTTGGGTGTTGGCCTCTTACTCTTGTGGTTCAAATTTGAGGGATGGTGGGAATTGTTTTGTTGCAGCCAGATCCCTGCTTATAGTCAAAGTGGTGGTCTCTTCAAGGGCAGCACCTTATCCATTGGATTGTGTCCTTTTGATGAGAGCTTGCAAAAACCAGTGCTGCACATCTCTCCACCCATTCTTAACCCTACCTCCAAGATTGGTACAGTTTTACATCCTTGACTTCAACTTCCATTAATGCATTAAATCATCCACTTGAGAGCTGACAGTCAACCTTTCAGAGCATGCTCTCCTGTAGCACCCTGCCAGCTGTCTTGTGCACTTACAGAGCCACCTAGATCGCCATGATTGTGGACAGTGAAAGAGGTTGGAATCGGGAGTAGGCACATCTCTAAGGATGCCAATATCATCCTCACGAAGGCCATGAAGACTAGGAACTGAAATTAAAAGGTAATAAACAACCTCTAGACtgttaattgtaatttatttgttgaatgCTTCTCACAGCTTTTGGCTGATATGCCATGGTGATTTGTCTCTTAGCGACAACGCCAGTCTGCTGCTGGGTGAAGATCCCTTGTGAATggacgaaagaaatattttcataattttgttggCCCAATTAGGGTCTTTTCTCTGGAAACTTATCTAGGAGTTTTCATTTTGCTTGCTATAGTCTACAAACTTAAGAGATTTTTATGATAACATAAATGAAAGACCATAATTATATTATAGGCCATAGTTCTCTTTTCCAAGTTCGGTGCTTCATGTGCTCATGAATTTCATGCAGTTTTTCTGTAGGTGTTAATGTTTTTTATGGAAAGGCAGCCTTATATGTACATCAAATCTGGATCTAGCACCATTTTCTTGAATGGGGGACAGTTTTTCAAATTGGTAGGATTGTGTTGGatttaatgctttttattttttaaagaatatttatgactAGATAATTTACTACTGTAGCATTATCATGTTCGCTGCAGAGCTAAATTTCCCTTCCCTGGTTCAGATTGAGGTGTGACCCACCATGTGGGTCTCACCTCACCATAAAATTTGGTGGGTCTTCTATTCATGGTAACCTATGCAGTGTGACTGGAAGTTAAGTGTGGCCCACAGGTGGGTCACTCTGCCCACGACTAAACTCATTCAACCACCCACTCACCACCAGACTTAGGTGAGACCCACCAGGGCATCACGATGACGATGACTGATGACGATGggcaactcgtacatcgaaacgtcagccgagatggagttggagaacctgacccggtggaattcccgaataaccttccatgATGCGTGTGGATTTTTACGTCCGtagctagaattgttgtcgctccgcgcgtaTTGAAATCGGATTTCACAATTGCCACTCGCGACGCTACCATTCATCGacatccacttttcacgaggaaatacacggccgTAATTTTTAACGTAGCCAATGAATATATAtaaacgcatgcgagacgattgccAACTAAAAAACACCACTTCCACTTTGGTTAacggcgaaagtcacactgaacgagataccgctgcctagtggcgccgccaaaTAAAATTCACGCGAAATGGTCCTTCAGTCGATATTTCTTCATTCCTTAGCGTTAAAGCTGTCCTTGGGTTGAAAGTTACGATTtcgaattttaaaaaaacctGCGGCCCCCGTCCAATGTCATAGCCGTCAAGGCATTGGACAAACCAAAAACCATTTTACTTTCCCTCCCACCTTGGCTCCGGCCGCTGAAGTGGGCACAGTTCTTCCCACCCTCTCCACAACTACTCTACCGTCCAGTTCCGGCCATCCAGTTTCTCCGCCTACAGTGACTGCGGTGGACAGCAAGAGCTCCTGCCCTGTGTTCGCCGACAGTCATCCTGAACCCCCCCTACCTGATCGACCTTCGCCGTCCCTTATCCCGGGGATCTCGGATTCGTCGGAGACTGCTGTACCGGCTGTTTCTGACGCGGGGAGGGTTCGGGGGTCTGTCAGGGGAGCTGCCGAAGGATCACCACCGCGGGGTCCCGGCTCACCCCCCGAAGTCGGGGGTGGGAGTGTGGTGGTGGAATCTGGAGATGGCTCATCCTCCAGTGATGACTCCTCCCCTATTGATGACTCTGACGAGGCTGACCAGACTTATGATAGCGATACCTCAGAGGGGGTACTATCTGACTATGGTGACTCTGTTGAAGAAGCCTTGCCTTTTCTACCTTGCAAGATAGTTTCTAAAGTCTTAAAGGAAGTAGATGACCAAACTGACATCCCCTCTTATTTACAGAAACATAATATCGATCTTGAGACATTATATAAGACGATTAGGGACGAGTATTACTGTCTCCGTAGGAAAGATAAAGATTCTAAATATGGACTTAAATATCAGGCCCTCAAGTTGCGTCTTCGTAAGGAGCTTCCCGTTGAAAGAGACgctaaatttttattcactttaaaagactctgtttcctaaaatttctgatacactaaatttttattctctctaAATTGACCTTTCTTTTTGCTATTGAACAAACCCAAGTAATTTCAGTTTTAATCCATCAATAATATTTACCTGTATTCCATTCAATGTAATCACTCTAATTTCTGCATTCCGGTTCCAGATCTTTTAATTACCTActctacatttatttatttattaatgtatgTGTCCATACCATTCTATGTATATCAACCTGTGCTGAGTCCGTGATGCACCCGGAGGCTGGGATA
It encodes the following:
- the LOC124162568 gene encoding early nodulin-like protein 2: MQCDWKLSVAHSRQGIGQTKNHFTFPPTLAPAAEVGTVLPTLSTTTLPSSSGHPVSPPTVTAVDSKSSCPVFADSHPEPPLPDRPSPSLIPGISDSSETAVPAVSDAGRVRGSVRGAAEGSPPRGPGSPPEVGGGSVVVESGDGSSSSDDSSPIDDSDEADQTYDSDTSEGTAAASMPCVGPG